The Oenanthe melanoleuca isolate GR-GAL-2019-014 chromosome 1, OMel1.0, whole genome shotgun sequence genome segment ACTGCGGTGCTTTTGGTGTCACCCAAGCAGCTTTTGCTGGCGGTGGCAGGGCGGGACAGGATGGGTTTGACCGAGAAAAGCTCCCTGCACCACAGGTATGGCTGTGCCGGTCTGCCATGGGAAGGTGTTGGTAAacttcagctcctgcctgggaccacggtggcactgggacagctgggcttTATGTGAGAACCTGGAGTTCTAGCCTGGAAAAGAAggggctcaggggagacctcactgctcACTCCAACTGCCTGgaaggagggtgcagccagccggggtcagcctcttctcgCAGGTAACAAGcgacaggacaagaggaaatggtctcAAGTTTTGCCAGGAGATGTTTAGGTTGGACatgaggaggaatttcttcGCGGAAAGGGTGATTTAACATTGGGacgggctgcccagggaggtggtggagtcaccacccctggaagtgctcagggaagggctggatgcGGCACTCAGCGCCACGGCGTCACTGACACGGCAGTGTCACAGGGGACTCGCTGCTCTcacaggtcttttccaacccagcTGACCCAGCGCTCCTGTGACCAGCGCCTACAAGACACAGCCCTGCGAGTAAGAAAGCCACGGCCAAGGAGGGCACAGGCCGGGCCATGACCGCCTCACCCGCACCGCACCCCGACCTCCATCGCCCCGCGCCCCTCACAGCCCCGGCCCCATccccggcacggccccgcccCTCGCGCCGTGACGCGCCGCGGCGGGGCGGAAGtgagggcggcggcggcggaaGTGGCTGCGCGCGCGTCGGGGGCTCAAGATGGTGAGTGCGGGCGGCGGCACTGGCGGCACtggcggcgccgggcgggcgggcggggtgTCCTTGTGCCGGACCGCACCGGACCGCACGTCCCGCCCCCGCCGGATCCCACTCCCCTCACCCTCCCGGCGTCCCCGCGGGCTGCGGGGCCGTGCTGAGTCACGGGGGTCCGGCGCGGCCATGGCGGGTTCCTCACGGGCGCGGGGGCCGGGCGGCGCGCAGGGCGCGGTGCCGAAGGCGCTCCCCGGCAGCGGGCCGGGACGGGGGGCCCGGCGGTGCCAGCCTCCCGCGGCTTCGGGGAGGGAGGTCCCGCTCGGCCCTCCGCGCTGGGCGCCTCAGGCGGGCCGGGCACTGGTGTGACTCGAGAGTGCTGCTTTCGAGGGGTGTTTCGTGGTTCTCTCCATGAGTTTAACTTTGATCTTCCCTCTTGTCTCGTCCCCCGGGCACCGTATCTCTTTAGTGCTGTCATTTACAGCAGTCTCACAAAGGTCGCGTCAGTGCTGAGTGTGTGAATTGGTAGATGCTTTATGTGCATGTAACAACAGGCATGCTAGGAGTGTCTTACAGCTCCTGTGTTACTGGGAGCTCACATGTTGGTACAGAAGAACTTAACTGTAAGCATGAGTTTTCTGTTGgatctggcagtgctgctggctgaaaCCCTTGCACTGAACTGCTCATCACTGTCACCATCCAGAGATTATTGCTGTCACCTTCTGCTGTTTCTTAGACATTGCCCCATTGGTGGAGCAATTTTTATGAGTAATCCTAAAATCACTTCAATAAATTCAGGTAGGTTAGAGTGAAATTAGGGACCTGGATTACTAGTAAGCCTTACTTACTTAGTGTGTGGACTTTGGGTGATCCACTGCAAGTGActcttttcctttgttcctAACTTGCATACTAGACTAGACTGCTCAAGTACACTTTGTCCTCCTTACAGCAGCCTCAAACCATGGCTAAGTTTGATCTTGTATCAGTATTGCAGTAAATGAAGGAATGCTCCATTCTGTCCTGTCATCTGTCAGGACTTGCCTCTTTcctttccatccctgcagcccagggtgggaACAAATAGGGTTATAGTGTGAGTTTGACTTGTTCTGGGTCAACTAGATCCTAAAACATTGTCAGTAGTTTTTGTCAGACTGTTTGAAAGAGTACATTATTAGTGTAGGGGTTATGTTTTTGggtatttgtgtgtgtttttattttttctccattttaagGAAACTCTAAAGTCTAGGGCTTGTCCAGGAGTATTTTAAGGAGTCTTTGAGCACTTCCTTTCATTTGGCTGGCCTATTGGCCCATACAAAAATCGTCTGGTTCTGTTgaagtaatcttttttttttttctttttttctttttttttttttttcttttcccccagaattccagaggcACTACTTCTCTGTTGAAGGATAGTATCTCATTTACAGAAGTTTCAGCTTCAGGGCTATTTGAAGGTCATGATCTTCTGCGCAGAGGGTATGCTTTACTTTTGGTTGCTGAATTGTGTCATAGACAGTGTTGAACTTCAGTATATATGTTAAATGTTGGCTTTTTACAGAACTTTCTTGCAAGATGTATTGAAAACAGGCATTTACCTCTATGATACTGTTCTTTagagaagaaacagcaaagTATTGATAATTGTGAAATATCTAGTAGTTTTAATATGCATTTATGTAAGTGTGCCATAACACTTTGGGAAATGGTTAATTTCAGCACTGGGACAAACCCCAAAagtaatataataaaaatagtttGGAGTTTGCCATTTTTGCAAAACTTATGTCTCTGTCTTGGGTAATGAATCCAAAAGAAGTTAATGGAGTTTAAAATGCTGTACCACTGGCATTGGGGGGAAGGTGTGTACAATATTCCATTGCTGAAGCTTAGAGACTTCAAAATAAGATACAGTGTAGCTTGGACATAATTAAATATGTAATGATCTCATTTATTAGTGTTTTCATCTCTTTCTGAAGGGaatcaaggaagaaaaacacattctGTTTTGTCAAGCATAAAGGATGTTtgaattcattttcttttggtaGTGCTGTAGTTAGAGTTTTTACTTGCTGCTTCActattaatctttttttttttctgtagttcaGTCTTTGCTAGTTGTGTGTCTCTGTGGGCTGCTGTTTGAATTGGAGATTGGGTTTGAAATGGGACTTAAAAAAACCATATCCCAGTTAATTTGAAGTTAATGTCTTTTCTACTTGTTCTTCTAGCTTTACAAGTGTGAAAAATGAATTGTTGCCCAGCCACCCACTGGAGCTGACAGAAAAGAATGTAAGCATAAACTCAATGTAGCCGTCTTCACTCTTAACTAAATAAGTAGCAAGCAGTACTGCATGACTTGCAGTACGAGGTCATGAGCAGGGTCTTCAACAGAATAAAGGTGTTCAACAATagtaacattttatttatacaaataAGAGTTACAGCGAGGCCAGACATGCTGGTTGAACTCAATGTCTCTGATACCTGTTCTGTCAGTGCAGAAGGTACATTGTATCAAACTGTCCTGAatcaaaaatgttattttgatAGAATGTTCCAAATTGCTAAGTTAAACGGCAGAACAAGGTCTGACTGTAATGtctaatattttctaattttagcCAGTGTTAGTGTCACTTGCATTAAAGGGATGATGTTATTGTGACACCAAATTTGTGGGCTTATTTATAAATactataaatatttcagaactatttattgattgattttttattttaaaaaactgatttCCATAACTTAGTTTTTAACTCTGTTCTTACCATACAAAAATCTACATAATTAAAAGATCACATGTTAAAGAGACAAAAAcgcacagaaataaaagatgcTGTGTAATCTCCTAAGAAGTATGTGAATTCTAAATTGTTTCTCCCACATTTGGTTAATTTTTCTGTAAGTTTAAGGCCaatttaagaattattttcatgAATGGGAAAGTACTTAATTTAGCCTGAGATAGTaatggtttttttgttgctatCAATGTTAAAAAGGTTTTTCAGGTAGTGCTGGTAGAAACCAAAAGTCTCTGCTATCCAAAAATCCTTCTCTCTATAGaataaaagaaatggaagaataaTGTAGCCAGAATTATAAGATTAGGATGAGGCATATaaatagtattttcttttaacttgtGAAGAGTATCAGTATAGATTGTTACAAAGAAAATGCTTGTTATATCTTTGacttgtatttttctgttggtttttgaTATCCCTTCTTGTAAATGTGTTCTCATAATAATAGGCTTTTGTTATGGTGATGGAgtacagcttttaaaatcagagatttgaattttttttattatttaagcTTAAGTGTAACTTATTTCTTTGTACTCCAGTGTACATGAGTGagcactttttctttaaaaagcctCTACTCAATAGATTCTCTTTGTCTTACTGATAAGTTTGAGAGCAGTTgggaaaaatatgaattttcatttgcttttcacaATCATAAGGAGTGTAAGTGGTGGTCTGTTTTCCTGATTGATTGGAAAAGAAGTACATCAAGTGTTTTCAAGTAGTTTTAATGACTAACTAAAGAGATCAAATTGGCTTTTGTCTTCTTTAAACTGGACTAAGCTTCCTATTCATCCAGACAATATTGTAGTAAAGTAGTGCAAAACTGTACCACTTGGTGGTGTTACATCTCCTGATTAtcaaaatagcaaaataaaattcctgttCTTAATTTGGAATAAAATCCAGCAAAAATAAAGTTCCAGTTTTATAGAACAAATCTTACTGCATCATTCTCTTTCCTATACACTTGAGACATGTTTGATGGTATCACTGAATTTTTACATACAAATTTAGTGAGCAGGTTCTTTTAAGTAGGATGTCACAAATTTCTTCTATGGCTGTACTTCGAAGTaactttttctgaaataaaaattcatattgTTTGTGACAGTTCCAGTTAAATCAAGATAAAACAAACTTTGCCACACTGAGAAACATCCAAGGAATCCATGCACCTTTAAAGCTGCAGATGGAATTCAGAGCAGTGAAACAGGTAGGAATTTTTATCCAGCTGGTATAACTTAAGCCATTTGAAAAATGTTTACCTTGAAGCATGCTTTCAGAGACACATCTTTCTTTATTGAGATACCTTATgtttccaaaagaaattaattcactgTTAAAAATGATGACCCAAACTGCAATTGCTAGTTTTTAGAACAGTCAAATGCTAAAGCCTTCTAGCTACTGTTGTTTTATTGGTTATTTGGTGAAGCTAACTGCTTTAGCTTTGTTGTGGAGTAGCTTCCTTTAAGcttcagagaaaagcaggaggaattGAGTATTAATTCCTAAAATTAATACTCTCCCTGCAGAACGTATGACCTTCATGGGAAAGagtctctgcagctgcagggaaaagaCACTGAGGGGTCTGAAGGAGGTAGTGATTTGGGAGTGGATGTAGAGGTAATGTGAAACCTGAAACAGAGTTTGCTATGTGCTTATCGTTCCTCAGCCTTTGTTGTAAGATCAAGGGAGGTCTACAGGGAGTTAAGTTCAAAGGCTTTAACTCTTAGTTGAGAAGCTGAGtctgtctccttttcctccttttctcctagGATTGAGGGTAgctggagaaagggaagaagtAGAAAGCTCACTGGTCTTAgtaaacttctttttcttcttgaaggTTGTCAAGTTACTAAGAGTAGGTTTTCCAAGTGAGTTAGAGCAATTTTGTACTCTAAGTGATGAGGTGCTACTAAACCACAGTGAGCTGCATTAAGCTTACAGAAGTTACTGCTCCTGAAGATGTGAAAGTCATGATGTGAGATACAAAAATATCTCTTGGTCTCAGATGTGCCATCTTGAGGAATATTTTTCCTAACTAACGTTAGCACATTTCAGAGAATGAGGGAGGTGAGGATATCCTGTTAGTCTGTCTCCAGAGGTGGTTTTGGGAGATGGGTGGGGGAAATACAGTGATCAGAAGGTTTTACACTTCCAGATTCATGTTGAGTATGCAAGTTTTATTGTGGTTTGACTGAAGCATCTCTGGTAGTAGTGAATGCATTCTCAGAATATTTATGCTCTGAAATCTATGTGTGCcacttgaaatttttttggAAATACTGGAAGTGAAGGGTACAAGAAGACTGTTGAAAGTAACTGGGAGTGGACTTGAAGCTTAAGAATTGGTTGAGATCGGAAACATAATTATAATGTAGATTAATTAAAAGGAGGATTATGTTTGAATGGGAAAGTCAATATAGCTCTTTAATCTGTACTCCTGACCTGTGTCAGAGGTTTAGGAGGTTTAGAATGTAGTTTCCAAACTCTGCAGTATACATCAATTGCCCTGTACTGACCTCAGGGTATGGAGGTTTGCAGTGAACCTCCCCAGCTTCATGAGAGGAGCTTTACAAAGTAGAGACAGAAAGTACttagttattttttaaagtgcagTATTTGCTGTACTTCCTACACTCCAGTGAAAACCAAAAATCTATTAGAAGGTTGTTCTTTTCATACAGATAACCAAGAGAAGATGGTGCTGATAGTGTGTCTTTGTGTGCCAGTAGTTCTCTTATTCCAgtgttttttctgtctgttgACTTTTCTTAGTCACTTCAGACTGAGAAATCCAAATATGAACCCTTTCTATTTCAGACTTGCAGAAACTTGAACTCTTGCTTGAACTCTTTTTTACAGGTCCAGCGTCTACCATTTCTTCACAGCTCAAACATAGCAATGGATATTTTGAGGGGAAATGATGAATGCATTGGTTTTGAGGATATCCTTAATGGTAAATACATTCTGGCTTTAATGTTatggaaacatttaaaaataaaatttgggaGCTGTAAAGTTCTTTTCCTCTACTGAAAAAGAGTTAAACTCCCAAAatacaaagaacaaaattaaatccTAAAAGCAAAGAAGCACTGgggaaggagaaataaatgtaatttagCTGTAAATTATGtggaaattattctgaaatattgAGCAAGACAGTATTTGCTTGTAGGCTGGGTTTCTGAAGGAGCAGATTGTGCATGTAGCTTGTATGCCTCTTTCCTCAGA includes the following:
- the POMP gene encoding proteasome maturation protein, which produces MNSRGTTSLLKDSISFTEVSASGLFEGHDLLRRGFTSVKNELLPSHPLELTEKNFQLNQDKTNFATLRNIQGIHAPLKLQMEFRAVKQVQRLPFLHSSNIAMDILRGNDECIGFEDILNDPSQSEVMGEPHIMMEHKLGLL